In Streptomyces sp. NBC_00569, a single genomic region encodes these proteins:
- a CDS encoding TetR/AcrR family transcriptional regulator, whose amino-acid sequence MPRTSDGDGTPVPQRLLAAATRLFAERGYDRTSVQEIVEAAGVTKGALYHYFGSKDDLLHEVYARVLRVQQERLDAFADADAPVEQRLRDAAADVVVTTIENLDDASIFFRSMHHLGPEKNKQVRAERRRYHERFRALIEEGQKAGVFSTATPADLVVDYHFGSVHHLSTWYRPGGPLAPQEVADHLADLLLRALRP is encoded by the coding sequence GTGCCCAGGACGTCGGACGGAGACGGTACGCCCGTCCCTCAGAGGCTGCTCGCCGCCGCCACCCGGCTCTTCGCCGAGCGCGGTTACGACCGCACCTCGGTGCAGGAGATCGTCGAGGCGGCCGGCGTCACCAAGGGCGCGCTCTACCACTACTTCGGCTCGAAGGACGATCTGCTGCACGAGGTGTACGCGCGCGTGCTCCGCGTGCAGCAGGAGCGCCTCGACGCGTTCGCGGACGCCGACGCGCCCGTGGAGCAGCGGCTGCGCGACGCCGCGGCCGACGTGGTCGTCACGACCATCGAGAACCTCGACGACGCGTCGATCTTCTTCCGCTCCATGCACCACCTCGGACCGGAGAAGAACAAGCAGGTACGGGCCGAGCGGCGGCGCTACCACGAGCGGTTCAGGGCCCTGATCGAGGAGGGCCAGAAGGCCGGCGTGTTCTCCACGGCCACGCCCGCCGACCTGGTGGTGGACTACCACTTCGGGTCGGTGCACCACCTCTCCACCTGGTACCGCCCGGGCGGCCCGCTCGCCCCCCAGGAGGTCGCGGACCACCTGGCGGACCTGCTGCTGCGCGCACTGCGTCCCTGA
- a CDS encoding class I adenylate-forming enzyme family protein, producing the protein MSSSIYAAMPWLGQLSEAQRAPVTPADSVLHAFRAAVRKAPDRTAVAYFDGRLSYRELDELSDSVAGHLAARGLGRGDRAALMLQNSPHFVIGLLAAYKAGATVVPVNPMYKSGEVTHVLHDADVTALICSDRAWEAYLRETAADSPVRIVLTACELDLQTRGDERVLTFERVVPQAADADDLLTVARAGHGAPEGRDPGPDDIALISYTSGTSGTPKGATNLHRNIAYNAERQRTGLGIPEGGTYFGLAPLFHITGMVCELVSSFANTGTLVLAYRFEAGVVLDAFAEHRPAYTVGPSTAFMALAAHPAATREHFASFQSISSGGAPVPPALVEKFRAGFGPYIHNGYGLTECTAPCASVPPGKEAPVDPVSGTLAVGVPGPESIVRIVDDLGQEVPFGEQGEIAVRGPQVVPGYWKRPDATAESFPDGELRTGDIGFMDADGWLYVVDRKKDMINASGFKVWPREVEDVLYTHEAVREAAVVGVPDPYRGESVRAYVSLRPGASVGPDDLSAYCKERLAAYKYPREVEILPELPKTTSGKILRRELRSRTQNS; encoded by the coding sequence ATGAGCTCCTCGATCTACGCGGCCATGCCCTGGCTCGGGCAGCTCTCCGAGGCGCAGCGGGCCCCGGTGACCCCGGCCGACTCCGTGCTGCACGCCTTCCGCGCCGCGGTCCGCAAGGCCCCCGACCGCACCGCCGTCGCCTACTTCGACGGCCGCCTCAGCTACCGCGAACTCGACGAGCTCAGCGACTCCGTCGCCGGGCATCTCGCCGCGCGCGGCCTCGGGCGCGGCGACCGTGCCGCCCTCATGCTGCAGAACTCCCCGCACTTCGTGATCGGGCTGCTCGCCGCCTACAAGGCGGGCGCCACCGTCGTCCCGGTCAACCCGATGTACAAGTCGGGCGAGGTCACCCACGTCCTGCACGACGCCGACGTGACCGCCCTGATCTGCTCGGACCGAGCCTGGGAGGCGTATCTGCGCGAGACCGCGGCGGACTCGCCCGTACGGATCGTGCTCACCGCCTGCGAACTGGACCTCCAGACGCGGGGCGACGAGCGGGTCCTCACGTTCGAGCGCGTCGTGCCGCAGGCCGCGGACGCCGACGACCTCCTGACCGTCGCCCGCGCGGGCCACGGGGCGCCCGAAGGCCGCGACCCGGGCCCGGACGACATCGCGCTCATCAGCTACACCTCCGGCACCAGCGGCACGCCCAAGGGCGCCACGAACCTGCACCGCAACATCGCGTACAACGCCGAGCGCCAGCGCACCGGACTCGGCATCCCCGAAGGCGGCACGTACTTCGGGCTCGCGCCGCTCTTCCACATCACGGGCATGGTCTGCGAGCTGGTCTCCTCCTTCGCGAACACGGGCACCCTCGTCCTCGCGTACCGCTTCGAGGCGGGCGTCGTCCTGGACGCGTTCGCCGAGCACCGGCCCGCCTACACCGTGGGCCCCTCGACCGCGTTCATGGCGCTCGCCGCGCACCCGGCCGCGACCCGCGAGCACTTCGCCTCCTTCCAGTCGATCTCGTCCGGCGGCGCGCCGGTGCCGCCCGCCCTCGTGGAGAAGTTCCGGGCCGGCTTCGGCCCCTACATCCACAACGGCTACGGCCTCACCGAGTGCACCGCTCCCTGTGCCTCCGTGCCGCCCGGCAAGGAAGCCCCCGTCGACCCCGTCTCCGGCACCCTCGCCGTCGGCGTCCCGGGACCCGAGAGCATCGTCCGGATCGTGGACGACCTCGGCCAGGAGGTGCCCTTCGGCGAGCAGGGCGAGATAGCCGTCCGCGGCCCCCAGGTCGTGCCGGGCTACTGGAAGCGTCCCGACGCCACCGCCGAGTCGTTCCCGGACGGCGAACTGCGCACCGGGGACATCGGCTTCATGGACGCCGACGGCTGGCTCTATGTCGTCGACCGCAAGAAGGACATGATCAACGCCTCCGGCTTCAAGGTCTGGCCCCGCGAGGTGGAGGACGTCCTCTACACGCACGAGGCCGTGCGCGAGGCCGCCGTCGTGGGTGTCCCCGACCCCTACCGCGGGGAGTCGGTCAGGGCGTACGTGAGTCTGCGTCCGGGCGCCTCGGTGGGCCCGGACGACCTGTCCGCGTACTGCAAGGAGCGGCTCGCCGCGTACAAGTACCCGCGCGAGGTGGAGATCCTGCCCGAGCTGCCGAAGACGACAAGTGGGAAGATCCTCCGGCGGGAACTGCGTTCCCGTACACAGAACAGCTGA
- a CDS encoding SDR family oxidoreductase: MVDSLHGTGVVVTGAGGGIGAALARRFAASGARVVVNDLDAGKAKAVADEIGATAVPGDASEIVPEALDALDGTVDVYCANAGLASGGTEDADEQIWAAAWDVNVMAHVRAAKALLPGWLERGSGRFVSTVSAAGLLTMVGAAPYSVTKHGAYAFAEWLSLTYRHRGLKVHAICPQGVRTDMLTASGSAGELVLAPTAIEPEDVADALFAGMAEDRFLILPHPDVAGYYAARAATPDRWLSNMNHIQQKWEAAQK, translated from the coding sequence ATGGTGGACAGCCTGCACGGCACGGGGGTCGTCGTCACCGGCGCGGGAGGCGGCATCGGAGCCGCACTCGCCCGCCGGTTCGCCGCTTCGGGAGCGCGCGTCGTCGTGAACGACCTGGACGCGGGGAAGGCCAAGGCGGTCGCGGACGAGATCGGCGCCACGGCGGTGCCGGGCGACGCCTCCGAGATCGTGCCCGAGGCGCTGGACGCCCTGGACGGCACCGTGGACGTCTACTGCGCCAACGCGGGGCTCGCCTCCGGCGGCACCGAGGACGCCGACGAGCAGATCTGGGCCGCCGCCTGGGACGTCAACGTGATGGCGCACGTCCGCGCCGCGAAGGCCCTGCTCCCCGGCTGGCTGGAGCGCGGCAGCGGCCGCTTCGTCTCCACCGTCTCCGCGGCCGGACTGCTCACGATGGTCGGCGCCGCGCCCTACAGCGTCACCAAGCACGGCGCGTACGCCTTCGCCGAGTGGCTCTCCCTCACCTACCGCCACCGCGGGCTCAAGGTCCACGCGATCTGCCCGCAGGGCGTGCGTACGGACATGCTCACCGCCTCCGGGTCGGCCGGGGAGCTCGTCCTCGCGCCGACCGCGATCGAGCCCGAGGACGTCGCCGACGCGCTCTTCGCGGGCATGGCGGAGGACCGCTTCCTGATCCTCCCGCACCCCGACGTCGCCGGGTACTACGCGGCGAGGGCCGCGACGCCCGACCGCTGGCTGTCGAACATGAACCACATCCAGCAGAAGTGGGAGGCGGCACAGAAATGA
- a CDS encoding exo-beta-N-acetylmuramidase NamZ family protein, whose translation MNVSRRSLLAATTASAVAATAGAASPALAAEKDAGRLRTGFERLAADGYRILAGQKVGFVTNPTGVTRDVKHIVDVMHADERVQLTAVFGPEHGFRGTAQAGGSEGRYDDPATGLPVYDTYLKSGQALADVFTASGVDTVVFDIQDAGARFYTYIWTLYDCMEAAQLAGKKFVVLDRPNPVTGRNAYGPVLHKEFATFVGRREISQAHGMTVTELARLFNGEYLAKPVELETVRMTGWKRRDFYDASGLPWVPPSPNMPTPDTALVYSGTCLFEGTNLSEGRGTTRPFELLGAEGVDGRWAASANELHLPGVDFREAYFAPTFSKFQGKTIGGVQIHVRDRAAYDPVRTGIALLVTAKKSWSGFAWRSDNWIDKLTGSTQVRTMIDAGASTDEVVAAWQGELAAFRAVRSRYLAYK comes from the coding sequence ATGAACGTGTCCAGACGGAGCCTGCTCGCCGCCACCACCGCCTCGGCGGTGGCCGCCACGGCGGGCGCGGCGTCCCCCGCGCTCGCCGCGGAGAAGGACGCCGGCCGGCTCCGCACCGGTTTCGAGCGGCTCGCGGCCGACGGATACCGGATCCTCGCCGGGCAGAAGGTCGGATTCGTGACGAACCCGACCGGCGTCACGCGCGACGTCAAGCACATCGTCGACGTGATGCACGCCGACGAACGTGTGCAGCTGACCGCGGTGTTCGGGCCCGAGCACGGCTTCCGCGGCACGGCGCAGGCGGGCGGCTCGGAAGGGCGCTACGACGACCCGGCGACCGGACTGCCCGTCTACGACACCTACTTGAAGAGCGGGCAGGCGCTGGCGGACGTCTTCACCGCGTCCGGCGTCGACACGGTCGTCTTCGACATCCAGGACGCGGGCGCCCGCTTCTACACGTACATCTGGACGCTGTACGACTGCATGGAGGCCGCGCAGCTCGCGGGCAAGAAGTTCGTGGTGCTCGACCGCCCCAACCCGGTGACCGGCCGGAACGCCTACGGGCCCGTCCTGCACAAGGAGTTCGCGACGTTCGTCGGCCGGCGCGAGATCTCCCAGGCCCACGGGATGACGGTCACGGAGCTGGCGCGTCTGTTCAACGGCGAGTACCTGGCGAAGCCCGTCGAGCTGGAGACGGTCCGGATGACGGGCTGGAAGCGGCGCGACTTCTACGACGCGTCGGGGCTGCCGTGGGTGCCGCCGAGCCCGAACATGCCGACCCCCGACACCGCGCTCGTCTACTCGGGCACCTGCCTGTTCGAGGGCACGAACCTCTCCGAGGGCCGCGGCACGACCCGCCCCTTCGAACTGCTCGGCGCCGAGGGCGTCGACGGGCGCTGGGCGGCCTCCGCCAATGAACTCCACCTGCCCGGCGTGGACTTCCGCGAGGCGTACTTCGCGCCGACCTTCTCCAAGTTCCAGGGCAAGACGATCGGCGGCGTGCAGATCCACGTCAGGGACCGGGCCGCGTACGACCCGGTACGCACCGGCATCGCGCTCCTGGTGACGGCGAAGAAGTCCTGGAGCGGCTTCGCCTGGCGCTCGGACAACTGGATCGACAAGCTCACCGGGTCCACCCAGGTGCGGACGATGATCGACGCCGGGGCGTCCACGGACGAGGTGGTCGCGGCCTGGCAGGGCGAACTCGCGGCGTTCCGGGCGGTGCGCAGCCGGTACCTGGCGTACAAGTAG
- a CDS encoding YidH family protein: MIEFVRSVRLWFAPERVRDDGDTPDYRFSLANERTFLAWLRTALALIGGGFAVDQFLPDLRWAWRAGLALALLAAGALCSLRAVSHWVRCERAMRRGEDLPVSRFPALLSVVVALVAVAMVVVVLAGWAG; the protein is encoded by the coding sequence GTGATCGAATTTGTGCGCAGCGTCCGCCTCTGGTTCGCGCCCGAGCGGGTGCGGGACGACGGTGATACGCCCGACTACCGCTTCTCGCTGGCCAACGAGCGCACGTTCCTGGCCTGGCTGCGCACGGCGCTCGCGCTGATCGGCGGCGGGTTCGCCGTGGACCAGTTCCTGCCGGACCTGCGCTGGGCCTGGCGGGCCGGTCTCGCGCTCGCGCTGCTCGCGGCGGGCGCCCTGTGCTCCCTGCGGGCGGTCAGCCACTGGGTGCGCTGCGAGCGGGCGATGCGGCGGGGCGAGGACCTGCCCGTCTCGCGGTTCCCGGCGCTGCTGAGCGTGGTCGTGGCGCTGGTGGCCGTCGCGATGGTGGTGGTCGTGCTCGCCGGGTGGGCGGGGTGA
- a CDS encoding MFS transporter: protein MLKDDSTRQNTVTGADSDGDSPESLRRVAVASFIGTAIEFYDFYVYGTAAALVLNEAFFPNLSSLNATLASLSTYAVAFAARPIGSLLFGHFGDRVGRKSVLVASLLLMGLSTACVGLLPGYGTLGVWAPLLLVLLRFLQGVGLGGEWGGAALLAVEHAPRGKRGLFAAFPQLGPSVGFFAATGIFWILSTTLDDEAFHSWGWRVPFLLSFLLVAVGLFVRLKISETPVFAKVMKEQEASRAPALEVFKRHPREILLGAGGMVVAYGLFYTATTYCLAYGTTTLGVPRNTMLAVSLVACLFLAAGTWLAATRSDAGGRRRLVLAGAGLAVVWGLVLFPLMDTEQPVLIALALGGALFCMGVVYGPMGAYLPELFGVRVRYSGASFAYNLGGVLGGAVSPLVATRLQGEFGSSSVGWYVSAMAVVSLLCVLALPETRERELG from the coding sequence GTGCTCAAAGACGACTCCACCAGGCAGAACACGGTCACCGGCGCGGATTCTGACGGGGACAGCCCCGAGAGCCTGCGCCGCGTGGCCGTCGCCAGTTTCATCGGGACCGCGATCGAGTTCTACGACTTCTACGTCTACGGAACGGCCGCCGCCCTCGTCCTCAACGAGGCGTTCTTCCCGAACCTCTCCTCCCTCAACGCGACCCTCGCGTCCCTCTCGACCTACGCGGTGGCCTTCGCGGCCCGCCCCATCGGCTCGCTCCTGTTCGGCCACTTCGGCGACCGCGTCGGCCGCAAGTCCGTCCTCGTCGCCTCGCTGCTCCTGATGGGCCTGTCGACGGCGTGCGTCGGCCTGCTGCCCGGGTACGGCACCTTGGGCGTGTGGGCGCCGCTGCTGCTCGTACTGCTGCGCTTCCTCCAGGGCGTGGGCCTCGGCGGCGAGTGGGGCGGGGCGGCGCTGCTCGCCGTGGAACACGCGCCGCGCGGCAAGCGCGGTCTCTTCGCGGCGTTCCCTCAACTCGGCCCGTCCGTGGGCTTCTTCGCGGCGACCGGCATCTTCTGGATCCTGTCGACGACGCTGGACGACGAGGCGTTCCACTCGTGGGGCTGGCGCGTGCCGTTCCTGCTCTCCTTCCTGCTGGTCGCCGTCGGCCTCTTCGTACGGCTGAAGATCAGTGAGACGCCGGTGTTCGCCAAGGTGATGAAGGAGCAGGAGGCGAGCAGGGCACCCGCGCTGGAGGTCTTCAAGCGGCACCCCCGCGAGATCCTGCTCGGCGCGGGCGGCATGGTCGTCGCGTACGGGCTCTTCTACACCGCGACCACGTACTGCCTCGCCTACGGCACGACGACCCTCGGCGTCCCGCGCAACACGATGCTGGCGGTCTCGCTCGTCGCCTGCCTCTTCCTCGCGGCGGGCACCTGGCTGGCCGCGACCCGCTCCGACGCGGGCGGGCGCCGCAGACTGGTGCTCGCCGGCGCCGGGCTCGCGGTGGTCTGGGGCCTGGTCCTCTTCCCGCTCATGGACACCGAGCAGCCCGTGCTGATCGCGCTCGCCCTGGGCGGCGCGCTGTTCTGCATGGGGGTCGTGTACGGGCCGATGGGCGCGTACCTGCCGGAGCTGTTCGGGGTGCGCGTGCGCTACTCCGGGGCGTCCTTCGCGTACAACCTGGGCGGGGTGCTCGGCGGCGCGGTGTCGCCGCTCGTGGCGACGCGGCTCCAGGGCGAGTTCGGCTCGTCCTCCGTGGGCTGGTACGTCAGCGCGATGGCCGTCGTCTCGCTGCTCTGCGTCCTCGCCCTGCCGGAGACGCGGGAGCGCGAACTGGGCTGA
- a CDS encoding NUDIX hydrolase, which produces MTPPTDPTHAADAPDPAAEVLDIVDEHDRVVGQAPRGEAYARGLRHRCVFIQARDGGGRIFVHRRTPTKLVFPSLYDMFVGGVVGAGESYDDAALREAEEELGVFGLPRPEPLFKFLYDDGAGRTWWSYLYEVRCELPVNPQAEEVAWHDFLTDEELERRLPEWPWVPDGLDAYERLRAHRTRAAGLPRPPG; this is translated from the coding sequence ATGACCCCTCCCACCGATCCCACACACGCCGCCGACGCCCCGGATCCGGCGGCGGAGGTCCTCGACATCGTCGACGAGCACGACCGGGTGGTCGGGCAGGCCCCGCGCGGCGAGGCCTACGCCCGCGGACTGCGCCACCGGTGCGTGTTCATCCAGGCCAGGGACGGCGGCGGCCGGATCTTCGTACACCGCCGCACACCGACCAAGCTGGTGTTCCCGTCCCTGTACGACATGTTCGTCGGCGGCGTCGTGGGCGCCGGGGAGTCCTACGACGACGCGGCGCTGCGCGAGGCGGAGGAGGAGCTCGGCGTCTTCGGGCTGCCCCGCCCCGAGCCCCTGTTCAAGTTCCTGTACGACGACGGGGCGGGCCGGACCTGGTGGTCGTACCTGTACGAGGTGCGCTGCGAACTGCCCGTGAACCCGCAGGCCGAGGAGGTCGCCTGGCACGACTTCCTCACCGACGAGGAGCTGGAGCGGCGGCTTCCCGAGTGGCCGTGGGTGCCGGACGGGCTCGACGCGTACGAGCGGCTGCGGGCCCACCGGACACGGGCCGCGGGGCTGCCGCGGCCGCCCGGATAG
- a CDS encoding penicillin acylase family protein yields MRRRITRTTQHRSLRRTLRRTAATAVFVLTAGLLSPAGEASAAEPAPAPDYCAGRCADILPPGANGSATLAEILGHRLLGTQPAHADDQLGPYDALAAGYPSLTDDTLTQFFNDSSFGVPDGQVGSVTRPRDDVTITRDKKNGVPHVKGSTRYGTEFGAGYAAGQDRLWLIDLFRHIGRGELTSFAGGALANQGLEQEFWPQAPYTEQDLEKQVEYIRTTQGARGKQAMDDAQAYIDGLNAYREKSKNGRYFPGEYVLTGKIDAITNAGEIQPFKVTDMIALASVVGGLFGGGGGGEVGQALSLLSAQQKYGVERGTEVWESFRGRDDPEAVTTIHDGTSFPYGAKPRNPRGEALPDKGTVESEPLVHDREGSAEPAEAGRKTPVKAPAKLKPLQGMYDKGVLPADTFRNSDSKKGMSNALLVSGKHTASGHPVAVFGPQTGYFAPQLLMMQELQGPGISARGVSFAGVGMYIQLGRGQDYAWSATSAGQDITDTYAVELCEPDGATPTRQSTDYLYRGTCTPMEKLEKKNAWKPTLADSTAAGSYRMQVFRTKYGIVTHRATVGGKPVAYTSLRSTYRHEADSIIGFQMLNDPSYVKDAATFEKAAQHISYAFNWFYADSRDIAYYNSGANPVRATGVDDSFPVKAEKAYEWRDFDPTDNTAAYAPPSQHPNSVDQDYYVSWNNKQAKGFGAANFSLGAVHRADLLDGRVKRLVAEGGVTRASLTQAMEEAALTDLRGEQVLPEILKVIRSRPVDDPALNKAVQQLEAWRKQGAQRNQTSAGSHTYAHPDAVRIMDAWWPLLVKAEFEPGLGSDLYGALTGELTIDESPSAGHGPTGAHAGSAFQYGWWGYVDKDLRTVLGQPVKGKLGAAYCGGGKLDACRDALLATLVQAVARPAAEVYPGDDACKAGDQWCSDTIIHRALGGITHRGIQWQNRPTYQQVVEFPSHRP; encoded by the coding sequence ATGCGACGGCGCATCACGCGAACCACCCAGCACAGAAGCCTCCGTAGGACTCTCAGGCGCACGGCCGCCACCGCGGTGTTCGTCCTCACGGCGGGGCTGCTGTCCCCGGCCGGTGAGGCCTCCGCCGCGGAGCCGGCACCGGCGCCCGACTACTGCGCGGGCCGGTGCGCGGACATCCTGCCGCCCGGCGCGAACGGCAGCGCCACGCTGGCCGAGATCCTCGGCCACCGTCTCCTGGGCACCCAGCCGGCCCACGCCGACGATCAACTCGGCCCCTACGACGCGCTCGCCGCCGGGTACCCGTCCCTGACGGACGACACCCTCACCCAGTTCTTCAACGACTCCTCCTTCGGGGTCCCCGATGGTCAGGTCGGTTCCGTCACGCGCCCCCGCGACGATGTGACGATCACCCGTGACAAGAAGAACGGTGTACCCCACGTCAAAGGTTCCACGCGTTACGGGACAGAGTTCGGCGCCGGCTACGCCGCAGGTCAGGACCGGCTGTGGCTGATCGACCTGTTCCGGCACATCGGCCGCGGCGAGCTCACGTCGTTCGCGGGCGGCGCCCTCGCCAACCAGGGACTCGAGCAGGAGTTCTGGCCGCAGGCCCCGTACACCGAGCAGGACCTGGAGAAGCAGGTCGAGTACATCAGGACCACCCAGGGCGCCCGGGGCAAGCAGGCCATGGACGACGCGCAGGCCTACATCGACGGGCTCAACGCCTACCGCGAGAAGTCGAAGAACGGCCGCTACTTCCCCGGCGAGTACGTCCTGACCGGCAAGATCGACGCGATCACGAACGCGGGCGAGATCCAGCCGTTCAAGGTGACCGACATGATCGCGCTCGCCTCGGTCGTCGGCGGCCTCTTCGGAGGCGGCGGCGGGGGAGAGGTCGGCCAGGCCCTCTCGCTCCTGTCGGCGCAGCAGAAGTACGGCGTCGAGCGGGGCACCGAGGTCTGGGAGTCCTTCCGCGGACGCGACGACCCCGAGGCCGTGACGACCATCCACGACGGCACGAGCTTCCCCTACGGTGCCAAGCCCCGGAACCCGCGTGGCGAGGCGCTGCCCGACAAGGGCACCGTCGAGAGCGAACCCCTCGTCCACGACCGTGAGGGCTCGGCCGAGCCGGCCGAGGCGGGGCGCAAGACCCCCGTCAAGGCACCGGCGAAGCTCAAGCCGCTCCAGGGCATGTACGACAAGGGGGTGCTGCCCGCGGACACGTTCCGGAACTCCGACTCCAAGAAGGGCATGTCCAACGCCCTCCTCGTCTCCGGCAAGCACACCGCGTCCGGCCACCCGGTCGCCGTGTTCGGCCCGCAGACCGGGTACTTCGCCCCGCAGCTCCTGATGATGCAGGAGCTCCAGGGTCCGGGCATCAGCGCGCGCGGCGTCTCGTTCGCGGGCGTCGGCATGTACATCCAGCTCGGGCGCGGCCAGGACTACGCCTGGTCGGCGACCTCGGCGGGCCAGGACATCACGGACACGTACGCCGTGGAACTGTGCGAGCCGGACGGCGCGACGCCCACCCGGCAGTCCACGGACTACCTGTACCGCGGCACCTGCACCCCCATGGAGAAGCTGGAGAAGAAGAACGCCTGGAAGCCGACCCTCGCCGACTCCACAGCGGCCGGCTCGTACCGGATGCAGGTCTTCCGCACGAAGTACGGCATCGTCACGCACCGTGCGACGGTCGGCGGCAAGCCCGTCGCGTACACCTCACTGCGCTCGACGTACCGGCACGAGGCCGACTCCATCATCGGCTTCCAGATGCTGAACGACCCGTCGTACGTGAAGGACGCGGCGACCTTCGAGAAGGCCGCGCAGCACATCAGCTACGCCTTCAACTGGTTCTACGCCGACTCGCGCGACATCGCCTACTACAACAGCGGCGCCAACCCGGTGCGCGCGACCGGTGTCGACGACTCCTTCCCGGTGAAGGCCGAAAAGGCCTACGAGTGGCGGGACTTCGACCCGACGGACAACACGGCCGCGTACGCGCCGCCGTCCCAGCACCCGAACTCCGTCGACCAGGACTACTACGTCTCCTGGAACAACAAGCAGGCCAAGGGGTTCGGCGCCGCCAACTTCAGCCTCGGGGCCGTGCACCGCGCCGATCTGCTCGACGGGCGCGTGAAGCGGCTCGTCGCCGAGGGAGGCGTCACCAGGGCCTCGCTCACCCAGGCCATGGAGGAGGCCGCCCTCACGGACCTGCGGGGCGAGCAGGTGCTGCCCGAGATCCTCAAGGTCATCCGCAGCAGGCCCGTCGACGACCCCGCCCTGAACAAGGCCGTGCAGCAGCTGGAGGCCTGGCGCAAACAAGGAGCCCAGCGCAACCAGACGTCGGCCGGCTCGCACACCTACGCGCACCCGGACGCCGTACGCATCATGGACGCCTGGTGGCCGCTCCTGGTGAAGGCCGAGTTCGAGCCGGGCCTCGGCAGCGACTTGTACGGGGCGCTCACCGGCGAACTGACCATCGACGAGTCGCCGTCCGCCGGCCACGGTCCGACCGGCGCGCACGCGGGATCGGCGTTCCAGTACGGCTGGTGGGGCTATGTGGACAAGGACCTGCGCACGGTCCTCGGGCAGCCGGTGAAGGGCAAGCTCGGCGCCGCCTACTGCGGCGGCGGCAAGCTCGACGCCTGTCGTGACGCGCTGCTCGCCACACTCGTGCAGGCGGTCGCCAGGCCCGCCGCCGAGGTCTACCCCGGCGACGACGCGTGCAAGGCCGGCGACCAGTGGTGCTCGGACACGATCATCCACCGGGCGCTCGGCGGCATCACGCACCGCGGGATCCAGTGGCAGAACCGTCCGACGTACCAGCAGGTCGTCGAATTCCCCTCGCACCGGCCGTAG
- a CDS encoding NADP-dependent oxidoreductase: MKAISYSGYGGPEVLEYGEVRDPKVGPDTVLVKVRAAAVNPVDWKAREGYLAPALDAVFPVIPGWDVSGVVVQPGASVTEFATGDEVIGYVREDFLSRGTFAEYVAAPVRTLARKPRNLTYEEAAGLPLAGLTAYQVLTGALAVQEGDVVLVHAAAGGVGSIAVQLGRHLGARVIGTASERNHDFLRELGAEPVTYGEGLAERVRALAPEGVDAVFDTVGGEALKVSADLLAPGGRLASIADASVVDLGGHYVFVRPDAADLARLADLAEQDVVTVHVDETFPLERAADAQRLSAEGRTRGKIVVTVWTD; this comes from the coding sequence ATGAAGGCGATCAGCTACAGCGGCTACGGCGGTCCCGAGGTGCTCGAGTACGGGGAGGTGCGCGACCCCAAGGTGGGGCCCGACACCGTCCTGGTGAAGGTCAGGGCCGCGGCGGTGAACCCCGTCGACTGGAAGGCCCGCGAGGGCTACCTGGCCCCGGCGCTCGACGCCGTCTTCCCGGTGATCCCCGGCTGGGACGTGTCCGGCGTCGTGGTCCAACCCGGCGCCTCCGTCACCGAGTTCGCCACCGGCGACGAGGTGATCGGCTACGTACGCGAGGACTTCCTCTCCCGCGGGACGTTCGCCGAGTACGTCGCCGCGCCCGTGCGCACCCTGGCCCGCAAGCCCCGGAACCTGACCTACGAGGAGGCCGCCGGGCTGCCGCTCGCCGGGCTCACCGCCTACCAGGTCCTGACCGGAGCCCTCGCCGTGCAGGAGGGCGACGTGGTGCTGGTGCACGCGGCGGCTGGCGGCGTCGGGTCGATCGCGGTCCAGCTGGGCCGCCACCTCGGCGCCCGCGTCATCGGCACGGCGAGCGAGCGCAACCACGACTTCCTGCGGGAGCTGGGCGCCGAACCCGTCACGTACGGGGAAGGCCTCGCCGAACGCGTGCGGGCCCTCGCGCCGGAGGGCGTGGACGCCGTGTTCGACACGGTGGGCGGGGAGGCCCTGAAGGTGTCCGCGGACCTGCTCGCGCCGGGCGGCCGGCTCGCGTCGATCGCGGACGCCTCCGTCGTCGACCTGGGCGGTCACTACGTCTTCGTGCGCCCCGACGCCGCCGACCTCGCGCGCCTCGCGGACCTCGCGGAACAGGACGTGGTCACGGTGCACGTCGACGAGACGTTCCCGCTGGAGCGGGCCGCGGACGCCCAGCGGCTGAGCGCCGAGGGCCGCACCAGGGGCAAGATCGTGGTCACCGTTTGGACCGACTGA
- a CDS encoding DUF202 domain-containing protein translates to MSGPSEPPVDGQGGAAAAGRDPGLQPARTRLAWRRTTLSCTVAAVLAARAALHGDTDTLGVLGAALCFLAWLGFLAVAHRRIRDLALHEARPPVMTARAAVVAVACSVALAAFATLVV, encoded by the coding sequence GTGAGCGGCCCGTCGGAGCCACCCGTCGACGGACAGGGCGGCGCGGCGGCGGCCGGGCGCGATCCGGGGCTCCAGCCCGCGCGGACACGGCTCGCCTGGCGGCGGACGACGCTGTCGTGCACCGTGGCGGCGGTCCTCGCCGCCAGGGCGGCGCTGCACGGCGACACGGACACCCTCGGTGTGCTGGGCGCGGCCCTGTGCTTCCTGGCGTGGCTGGGGTTCCTGGCGGTGGCGCACCGCCGGATCCGCGATCTGGCACTGCACGAGGCGAGACCGCCGGTGATGACCGCCCGCGCGGCCGTGGTGGCGGTGGCCTGCTCGGTGGCGCTGGCCGCGTTCGCGACACTGGTGGTGTGA